In Triticum aestivum cultivar Chinese Spring chromosome 5B, IWGSC CS RefSeq v2.1, whole genome shotgun sequence, the following proteins share a genomic window:
- the LOC123115858 gene encoding F-box/LRR-repeat protein 14-like: MEDLPEVLQAEIVQRITRTSDLNSLSLVSKSLCVVEANQRASIHLGCSLFSATETLSSLCSRFSNLSKMEINYTGQTLSFFSYIDDSGLSCLANCKKLMSLTLNSVPSITSRGLLSVAIGCNNLSALHLIDCKKISSGEWLEYLGWNGSLEELVVRNCNRIRQPDLLKFGPGWMKLWKFEFESKVEIDDMLGFNDPLYDVHNPSACDFLCDNLKDLRLVHIQARSELRLCLLLGKCKALEKLCLKYVVSLTDNDMIALSHSCNNLKSISLWLMPPQYVADDNDFLYIPSVTDHSLQALALGCPMLQSVELTFHEGTFYLPDIGLTLECVRILIQSCQIRVLVLNGADFFDDEGMMVLSSSPFLETLELAVNDRVTDAGMHSIARTPCLRSLTLRLCSQVTDAGLTELVHSQKLDSLIIEGCACISPQVAQGAARSVHYSLESASRNRLSRI, encoded by the coding sequence ATGGAGGATCTCCCGGAGGTACTGCAGGCAGAAATCGTCCAGAGGATTACCAGGACAAGCGATCTGAATTCTCTTTCCCTTGTGTCAAAAAGTCTGTGCGTCGTTGAGGCGAATCAAAGGGCCTCTATCCACTTAGGATGCAGCTTGTTTTCTGCTACAGAAACCTTGTCATCGCTTTGTTCCCGATTCTCCAATTTGTCGAAAATGGAAATCAATTACACCGGTCAAACCTTGAGCTTCTTCTCATACATTGATGATTCTGGTCTTAGTTGTCTAGCCAATTGTAAGAAGTTGATGTCGCTCACACTAAACTCTGTACCAAGCATAACTTCAAGGGGACTTCTCTCGGTGGCAATTGGCTGCAACAATTTATCTGCTCTCCACCTTATTGATTGCAAGAAAATAAGCAGCGGAGAGTGGCTAGAGTACCTTGGCTGGAATGGATCACTGGAAGAACTTGTAGTAAGGAATTGCAACAGAATCAGGCAGCCTGACCTACTAAAGTTTGGTCCAGGATGGATGAAGCTTTGGAAGTTTGAGTTTGAGAGCAAGGTAGAAATAGATGATATGCTTGGGTTTAATGATCCCTTATATGATGTGCACAACCCGAGTGCATGTGATTTCCTCTGTGACAATTTGAAGGATTTGAGGTTGGTGCATATTCAAGCAAGGTCAGAGCTGAGACTTTGTCTTCTCTTGGGGAAATGCAAAGCATTGGAGAAGCTATGCCTTAAGTATGTTGTAAGTCTAACCGACAATGACATGATTGCGCTATCCCACAGCTGCAACAATCTTAAAAGCATTTCACTATGGCTCATGCCTCCTCAGTATGTTGCCGATGACAATGATTTTCTTTACATACCATCGGTTACTGATCACAGTCTTCAGGCTTTAGCTCTCGGTTGTCCTATGCTTCAGAGCGTTGAACTTACATTTCATGAGGGCACATTCTACTTGCCAGATATAGGCTTAACACTAGAGTGCGTTAGGATTCTCATTCAGTCTTGTCAGATTCGTGTTCTTGTGCTTAACGGAGCTGACTTCTTTGATGATGAAGGGATGATGGTACTTTCATCCTCACCATTCCTGGAGACACTCGAGCTTGCGGTGAACGATCGGGTAACAGATGCTGGGATGCATTCCATTGCGCGCACCCCGTGCTTGAGGAGTCTGACACTCCGGTTGTGTAGTCAGGTGACTGATGCTGGATTAACCGAGCTGGTACATTCACAGAAGTTGGATTCTCTGATCATCGAAGGATGTGCTTGCATCTCTCCGCAAgttgcccaaggcgcagctagatCAGTTCACTACTCTCTGGAGTCAGCAAGCAGGAACCGTCTCAGTAGAATATAA